GACGCATGATATGTTTGAAGCGGAAACATTGTGTAACCGAGTCGCATTTTTAAATAAAGGGTGTGTACAGCTTCTTGATGAACCAAGAAAGCTTCGCCGTCAGTTTTCAGACAACACGATGACAGTGGAATTAGCCAATGGAAAGAAACGGGTTTTATCAATGGGAACAGAAAGCGCACAACCCCTGTATGATCTTATGAAAAATGGAGAGGTAATGGCTATCACGTCTAATGAACCAACTTTAGGTGACATTTTTGTAAATATTACAGGGAGGGAATTGGTATGACATTTTCAATGAAAAGAATGTACGCTATTTTTAATAAAGACTTGAAAGATTTATCTAAAAATATGTATGTACTCACAACAATTGTTACGCCCGTTGTTTTAGCTTTTCTTTTCTCAAGACAAGATGAACTCATATTGCAAATGCATTATTTAATTATAAACCTAACCTTTGCTACAGTAGCGACATTTGTTCAAAGTGCTCTCATAGCAGAAGAAAAAGAAAAGAATACGCTGAGAGGACTGATGATGTCCCCTGCTTCTATTGGTGAAATTCTTATTGGGAAAAGTCTCGTAAGTACTATTATGACGGTGGTTACTTTAATTGTGTGTATGCGTATTATGGGGTATTCACTGGGGGATGCACCAATTCTTATCGTCGCTTTTGTCCTCGTGATTAGTTTTTACATTGCACTCGGTACGTGGCTTGGTCTCGTTACCCGATCATTGATTGAAGCCTCTATCATGATTGTGCCTATTATGTTTCTTTTAGGAATGGGGACCTTATTAATTGAAATTATCGGTGAATATCCAATCCTGTCGTTTTTAGAATATTTACCGAATTTCCAGCTAGAGTTTTTAGCCTTACGTGTAGAAGAAGGAGCTAGTTGGACAAACTTAGGAAGTTATTTTAGTCTTATCGTTCTCTGGCTTATCGTTATGTGTAGTCTTATCGTAATCACCTATCGAAAGCGTGCAGTTAATGGAGAATAACTTAATAATTTCCCGGGAAATGACACCTTTGTTTAAAGAGAGGTGTCTTTTTCTGACAGATACTGATCATTGTAAAGAAAATGACTAAATTGTATTGATAATGCGATGATATGACCTTGTGGTTAAAAGAGTATTAAGATATGTTACAGCGGTTGACATACGATAATGAGTGCTGTAAATTAAATAACAACTCACATAATTGATTCTTATCCAGAGAGGTGAAGGGACTGGCCCTATGAAACCTCGGCAGCTACCTATAAAGTAACTTAGGTCTGTGCCAACTCCAGCAAACACGTGACTGTTTGAAAAGATAAGAAGAGATGAAACGGAAAAACGTGCAACCTCTTCTTATTGTTTAGGAGAGGTTTTTTGTATGGATGTATTAAGTGAATAAGCCACAAACGGGCATTTGTAAATTGGCTGCTCGCGAAGTTTTATCACAGACAGGTGCCGTCTGAATTGAAGGTCACAGCCATAATTCGAATTGACGTCTTATTTTAAATTATAAAATTCATTCAATTATGTCAATAATAGAGACAAGAGACAACGGAAAATAACGATTATATCGTCTATCGTTGAAAAGTAAGTTAGGCTTCAGGCCACTAGCGTCTAATTATCACAGATAACCGTCCGTAAAACTCCGCCTTAAAATAGAGAGCTAAAGCTATTAAGGCAGGAAATAACGAACGCTAATGTCATGATTGAAGGTTCGTTTTATAAATTAAGAGAAGATATTAAACTAAAAGGAAAGGAAGGATGATCATGTCAAAATATCTACAAGAAGCCATTAAAAAAAGAAAAGAGTTTATTATTACCCGCTTAGTACAATTACATGGAGATGAGGATAGCCAGCCGGATACCCATGATTTAAGTCGCTTAACATTAACCGAACTGGAAGATAAGTATGCCTATATAAGAGGGAATAAGGATGAAGAAGAAAAACCCCATTAAATTAAGCGAAGTCTTTAAATTTTCAATTAGTCTATTAATCTCGTTGCGCACGATAGGATCATTTTTTCCTATCGTGCGCTTTTTTAAAAAATTCCTAAGTTTTTCCTGACAGTGGATGTCCTCTCTCCTGAGCTAAAACCCTTCACTTTTCATGAATAATAACATATAATAAACATAATCCTTATTAAACAGGTAGGTATTATATGAAATTGGAAAGAAGTGATTATTTTGGGAAGAGAATTCGTGGAATTATTTAACCGCTGGGCGGATAATTATGATAAAACAGTACAAGGGGTTGAGGAAGAGTATCGTGCCGTGTTTGAAGGCTATGATACGATTTTACAAGAGGTCGCACGACGCGCATTTGGTAATATTATAGAATTTGGAGTAGGTACAGGTAATCTTGCCTCCCTTTTACGACAGCATTCTAATAAGTATATGGGTGTTGAACCTTCTGAGAAAATGAGAAAAATCTCAGAAGAAAAGCTATCTATCTCCCTTTTTGATGGTGATTTCTTATCTTTTTCAAAGCCTTCATGGCCGGTTCATACGATCGTGTCTACTTATGCTTTCCATCACCTTACAGATAAAGAAAAAGCAGAGGCCGTGGCACTTTATAGCCAGTTACTATCTGAAGGGGGGAAGGTTGTGTTTGCTGATACGGTTTTTATAAATGATGAGGCCAAACATGATATGATTAAAAAGGCAGAATCCATGAATTATTTGAACTTGGCGCAAGACTTACAAACTGAATATTATACGACACTCCCTACATTGCAGACTTTATTTGAAAACGAGGGCTTCACTGTAGACTTTAAAAAGATGAACAGCTTTGTATGGATAGTAGAAGCGGTGAAATCATAAAACGAACCTTCAATCGGTGGGCGTTTGCGTTCTTTTCCAACTGGTTGTTCGTTGAGTGAATCAGGACATGAACATCCGTTACCTGCCGCCTAAATAGATTTAGCTCTCTATTTTGTGCCGGGATTTTTACTGAAGTTAACTGTGATAAAAGGGGGATTAAGAATGACTAAAAAGATGAATGTTGAAAGCTTTAACTTGGACCATACGAAGGTGAAAGCCCCGTATGTGCGACTGGCAGGAACGACAGAGGGAGCTCACGGAGACAAAATATATAAATATGATCTAAGGTTTTGTCAGCCGAATAAGGCACATATGGATATGCCGGCTCTTCATTCATTAGAGCATTTAATGGCAGAACTGGCTCGTAATCATCATGATCATATTGTAGATATTAGTCCGATGGGATGCCAAACTGGCTTTTATTTAGCGATTATTAATGATGATAGTTACGAGAATGTCTTAACATTACTAGAACCACGTTACGG
The genomic region above belongs to Bacillus sp. A301a_S52 and contains:
- a CDS encoding ABC transporter permease, producing the protein MTFSMKRMYAIFNKDLKDLSKNMYVLTTIVTPVVLAFLFSRQDELILQMHYLIINLTFATVATFVQSALIAEEKEKNTLRGLMMSPASIGEILIGKSLVSTIMTVVTLIVCMRIMGYSLGDAPILIVAFVLVISFYIALGTWLGLVTRSLIEASIMIVPIMFLLGMGTLLIEIIGEYPILSFLEYLPNFQLEFLALRVEEGASWTNLGSYFSLIVLWLIVMCSLIVITYRKRAVNGE
- a CDS encoding class I SAM-dependent methyltransferase, with the translated sequence MGREFVELFNRWADNYDKTVQGVEEEYRAVFEGYDTILQEVARRAFGNIIEFGVGTGNLASLLRQHSNKYMGVEPSEKMRKISEEKLSISLFDGDFLSFSKPSWPVHTIVSTYAFHHLTDKEKAEAVALYSQLLSEGGKVVFADTVFINDEAKHDMIKKAESMNYLNLAQDLQTEYYTTLPTLQTLFENEGFTVDFKKMNSFVWIVEAVKS